The genome window CCAGGCAGACACTCAGGGCGTTTATTGCCAGACCAAAGCTCTCAGGGTAGGTGAAGGACGTATAGATTGGGGAGAATTATTTCTGAGGGTTACTGCTGTTGCGTgcgtctttttgttgttgtttctgataTGATAGATTTGTGTTAATGTTGAAAattctttgtatatttgtgtttttatgccTTTGTATttgtaaaactaaaaatatatgtgtatatatatttaggtagatgtaaacataaataatagatataaatatacttcTATATCTCTTTAATTAacaaatcatttttaaaaaatcatttgtGGTTACAGACCACTTATAACCCATTTCCTCTGGGTAGATAAAGGtttcactgtagttttgttttgtaaattgTTTTGAcgaatagatggctccacaaatgctcagTCACCAGGTGGTCAGTGAGTAGGCCCTACTTGACCTCTTCAGTTGTTGAAGAGTTGTGATTATTATACTGTCATTAAAATACAAATAGCTCTAAGGAATTAAATAAAGATCTTTTCAAATATCAAAGGAAAGAGTAAACAGCTGAGATAAGTTGGAatattccttggtgactaagctttATAAACACAACAGATGAATAAAAGTCACGGTGGACATGGATTATACGTACATGCCATTCCTGGTGACAATGAGTTACATCGAACGCTCCCTGAACTGTGCGTCCAGTTCTTGAAGTCTTTGTGTGTAGGGGGTTGTGGTCAGTGACTTGGTGCAGATTGGTAAAACAGCTGTAGATTAGGAtaaaactgtattcatgttgacaaatgtagaagaggtatgaatgagaatgaatatcttgacaatacaagagatgtatttaatcaGTTTTAAATagatcatcgttataattacatGTATTCCTGATGATGTAtttgaaaccagtcaaatacatctcttatattgttattctcattcataccttttttacattaaaaaaaaaatcaaaatcctttGAAAAATACTAACTTGAATCTCCAAATATTTACAACAGGCAGTGGAAAATCAAGGCCTGGAGGTGGAACTCGAACTCATGGCTCACAAGGAGAAGCTTTTGAAGGAGAAGGTCTTTCTCGCAAAACCTTCCGCAGGGCAGCTCCAGATTGTCATTTTTGCCAGGGTTCTAGGTAAGttttttttcagtgtgtgtgtgtgtgtgtgtgtgtgtgtgtgtgtgtgtgtgtgtgtgtgtgtgtgtgtgtgtgtgtgtgtgtgtgtgtgcgcgcgcgcatgcgggttcgcatgtgcatgtgcgcgtgtgcgtgtgcgtgtgcgcgcgtgtgtgtgcgcgtgtgtgcgcgtgtgtgcgcgtgtgtgcgcgtgtgtgcgcgtgtgtgcgtgtgtgcgtgtgtgcgtgtgtgcgtgtgtgcgtgtgtgcgtgtgtgtgtgtgtgtgtgtgtgtgtgtgtgtgtgtgtgtgtgtgtgtgcacgcatgcatAATATATCATGCTGAGGATTTTCATATGTATCAAGAACTTCTTGATTTCTTAATATAAatcagaaaattataaaaattacaatttatattttgtttttaattttgcattcaAGATTCCTTCCCCCAGAAGATTTAACCatattcattcctcttcttctttaaggTAAAGGCAAGGGCACTCCAATGCTGCGCGATGGCATCAAGTGCATAGGTGTCGAACAGGATGAAGAGTCGGAAGCCTCGGATTGGCAGGGCTTCAactaagggggagaaggaggcctTGCCTTTCCGTACTCTGCTGTCCCTAACCATTGTGATACTGGGTGGGCCTTGTTTTCTCCTTGTCCTCTGACATACTCAAGTTAAAAGACACATAAAAGGGATTAGGTTTAGTGACAAAATAGACTGTGATCTGATgctaagggttttttttttttttttttttttatggtttgtttgttttaggtgtATCCAGTAGGTATTctcaggaagaagaaggaaaaagagaggaagagagaagcctTGATTGTCTATCTAGGCTAGGTTTAATCGTGCTCAAGTAGGGACATTTAACTCCATAGATGTTTCCTTAGGTTTACGTAGTCTTAATGCTCATATATTACTATGTAAGACTGATAagaaactgttatatatatatatctacatatttatatgtccTTTTCACATCATAGCTGGAGATATTTATGAAGTATTTTTTAGATGTTcttgatataaaaatattttgaagAAGGATAGTGTGCTAGTTTAGATAGATTCTTAATAAGTTTTAGCATAATTATGTTGTATAACAGTATTAATGTATCCAGATCTTCAGGAAACATCTGATTCTTCTATAGCGATGAAGTGACAGTAGCATTTTATTATGTGAATTGTGTTGTTTATTTGAGGTTAATTTCATTTAAAGGAAGCAGTTTTGTAAATGTCTCTAAAAGAAAAATGGTGGATTAGCATCAGAAAACAATGCAGGATTGAAAAATGTTAAGAGAAGTACAATTTGGGAAGCCTTAGAAATCATGGAAAATGCAATggtaagtgaaaaaaaagaaaaatgtcaatGAGTTTTTATGACTTAAAGAAATTCATGTATATTCAACACTATCCTCATTTGGTTGTCTCAAAGCCCAGTTTTATAACACATTAACTATGCAGTTAGGTAATCACAATTAACTCCCAttgcattaagaaaaaaagatatattttcaACTAACGTTTAAGCTATTTGGCCTGTGTGTAGGGATAAACGaaatcatcatttatttttccgGATTCTATTTTTCGCCCGCTCCCTTTTCTCCTTAGTAGTTTGTAAGTACTGGGGTTGCGGTTTCCCTTAGCCTTCCATATTATCCCACTGTATAGGGCAAGCACACTTGATTGCATAATTAAAAAGGTTTATGTAGTTTGATACATGTTGATAAAGAGTTACCTGATTACCACTGTATAGATTAGAATAAGGAAAGGACTAAGACATTATAAGCTGTGGAATAAAAAGTTAATTGCATATCCAGCTTGATCTGAATTTAATATTCTAAGGTAGGTACAAATTATGTGTAGTGGAAGACATAGTCGTGTCCTCTTTGACAGATTTTATAACAATTGGTCTGTTTGATCCTGATACAGTctacattttatacattattaATTAAACCTATCAAAGGGGGACATTTCTCCTGAAACATAATATTGAAACttggtatttttgttatctttaaagACTTCCAaagatatatatccatttttttgtaaatgtatagTACTGAAAAGGTTGacttaaaatgaaaaagaaaattttgCATGTACTAAATTATTTAATCAGTCACTaatggaaaacaaaagagaggttAATGGATGGCTTCTTTTATGTTAAAAATGTTTTGGTTTCATGTGTAATGTCAACAAATACAATGGTAACACTGAAACTTAATATTGCACTAATGTAATAGAAGTATATCACTCTTTTTTTAACTTGTGCATGTCAATCTTATTGTAAGAAGTGTGTACATTTACTATGCACTTAAATACCCAATCTTAAAAATGAAAAacctaatcatatttatatatgtttctagTGTTTAGTTACATATTGAATGTAACCTAATAAATATTTACCAGTTTTATCGACATTGTCTTTTTGTATCCTTAAGTGACTActgatattgattattttttaaaataatgatgtttgaaatttgtttgtgcatgtgtgcgtgtgcgtgtgcttgtgcatgtgcacatgtgcgtgtgcgtgtgtacttgtcagtgtgtatgtttttagatatattttttctttgttctttctctttttatatttattcttttttttgtgtgtgtgcatacagaggcacatacatacacacacacacacacacacacacacacacacacacacacacacacacacacacacacacacacacacacacacatacacacacacatacaaacacatacacacacacacacacacacacacacacacacacacacacacacacacacacacacacatacacacatatatatacatatatatacacacacacatatatgtatatatatacatatatgtgtatgtgtgtgtgtgtatgtgtatgtgtatgtgtatgtgtatgtatatgtatatgtatatgtatatgtatatgtatatgtatatgtatatgtatatgtatatgtatatgtatatgtgcgtgtgtgcgtgcgtgcatgtgtgtgtgtgtgtgtgtgtgtgtgtgtgtgtgtgtgtgtgtgtgtgtgtgtgtgtgtgtgtgtgtatgtgtatgtgtatgtatgtgtgtgtgtgtgtgtgtgtgtgtgtgtgtgtgtgtgtgtgtgtatgtgtgtgtgtgtgtgtgtgtgtgtgtgtgtgtgtgtgtgtgtgtgtgtgtgtgtgtgtgtgtgtgtgtgtgcatgtgtgtgtgcatgtgtttgtatgtatgtatgtgtgtgtgtgtgtacatgtttgtgtgtgtgtacatgtgtgtgtgtgtgcatgtgtgtgtgtgtgtgtgtgtgtgtgtgtgtgtgtgtgtgtgtgtgtgtgtgtgtgtgtgcatgtgtgtgtgcatgtgtgtgtgtgcatgtgtgtgtgtgtacatgtgtgtgtgtgtgtgtgtgtgtgtgtgtgtgtgtgcgtgtgtgcgtggatgtgtgtgtgtatgtatgtatatgtgtgtgtgtatgtatgtatgtatatgtgtgtgtgtgtgtgtgtacgtgtgtgtttatgtgtttatgtgtgattgtgtgtgtgtgtgtgtgtgtgtgtgtgtgtgtgtgtgtgtgtgtgtgtgtgtgtgtgtgcgcgtgcatgcgtgcgtgcgtgcgtgcgtgcgtgtgtgtgtgtgtgtgtgtgtgtgtgtgtgtgtgtgtgtgcgcgcgcgcgagtgcatgcgtgcgtgcgtgcgtgtgtgtgcgtgtgtgtgtgtgtgtgtgtgtgtgtgtgtgtgtgtgtgtgtgtgtgtgtgtgtgtgtgtgtgtgtgtgtttatgtgtttatgtgtttatgtgtgtttgtgtgtttgtgtgtgtctgttcatgtgtgtgtgtgtgcgcgtgcgtgcgtgcgtgcgtgcgtgcgtgtgtgtgtgtgtgtgtgtgtatgtgtgtgtttgtgtgtgtgtttgtgtgtatgtgtttgtgtgtctgttcatgtgtgtttgtgtttgtgtgtgtatgtgtgtgtgcgtgcgtgcgtgcgtgcgtgtagatatatacaatgtgtatatataatgtatttatgtacatatatatatatatatatatatatatatatatatttctgtgtcatatttatatcatatatgaatatatatatatatatatatatatatatttatataatatttttaccacacacacacacacacacacacacacacacacacacatatatatatatatatatatatatatatatatatatatttatatttatataatatttttaccacacacacaaacacacacacacatatatatatatatatatatatatatatatatttatatatgtatatacatacatatatatttatatatatttatatatgatataagtatgtgatatgacaaataaaaataaatatttatcaacAAAAGATCATAAAACAATGTGCCAGAAATCAGTGACagcaattattatatttttcaatgACAAGTGCAACAAGGTAGCGAATTTCAAGAGCATATTGGGGACACTGAATCATATATCTTATAGAAAATCTTAGACATTTTTTGGGGTGAAGAACTGCATTTAAACACACTTATAAGTAACACTTGATCTCCGTGTATGCCAAAAAGTGTTTTTATAGTACTATTCCACGACAATTTTCTGCTGTGATAATCTTAACAAGAACTGCCTTCGAACTTCTCTGAAGTCGCCGTCTGGTGTGAGAAAACTGATTAATCCACAAACGAATTATATAGATGCTTGTATTTTATTACAGGGGGTGTAGTTGGCAACTCGGTCTGTGACGTAACGCCTACAATTGGTTCCCGTCTCTGCGAAGTCTTGCCAATTTCCTAATTtatcgaccttttttttttcctcccagtATTCGCCTACCTCATTCCAGTTCTCGAGAAGCTTCCATTCTTTCATGATATAATTGATAAGTGTTGATATCGTGTGCAGAaacatattgttcttattactattttaagcTTCCTTATACCAAGATGTCCTGATTACGTGTATAATTCgcaaataaaaatatgaacacgGAACATGACACTGAACGAATTCCATCGTAAAGGAACGTTCACGCACACACCTGGGTATGGCTTGGCCCATGGGCACCGGGCAGTGGGCAATAGAGTGGGTGAAGACAAGAGGATTTTTTCTCGTATATCTGTGTATCAGGGGCGTGTTATGATGTGTTAAAAGGTGCTAATAGTGTATGAAATGTGTGATGTGAATCTCGTAATGCTGCTGAAGCTTTGGCGTGACTTAGAGCTGTTTAAAAACGTTTAAGCTAATATACGTTTGCAGGAACACACGATCCACTTAATAACACGAAGGAACATGTGACGGATAACCAAGCATTACATCATCACTTGCTCTCTGCTTTCTGACGAATAACCTTACGAAATACTGTACGTTTGCAACCTGAAGTAGGTACTCGAACCCTCCCTTGTAGACCGTGCTAATTCACAACAAAGAACCTGCCATATCCTTTCACCATGAAGTTTATAACCTTCCAACACCTATGCCTCTGCCTGTTCCTGGCGGGGAGGGCCAACGCTGATGAATATGTAGATCTGACGTATAATTTCGATGATAATACGATGGCTCTTCTTGGTGTCACTCCATTTAAGTTGAAACAAGTGGAGAGAGGATACACCTTGTCTGGTTACTGGTGAGTAAAAATAGGTGAGAGTATTGGGAATTTTAGTTTTAGGAAAACAGTACATTTCGTATGTTTCAAGGCGATTTCTCTGTGCTTTGAGTTAAATCTAAATTTCGGATCATTCATTTTATATTCTGCTCAGGCCGTAGTCActacataatcatcactatcaagtaattattagtattatcatgtagATGGTGATTTGGGCTGGTTTAGTGGTtcagatggtaatgataatgataaaaatggttgtGGTAGTGATtatggtgtggttgtggtggtgatgatgacgctaGTGGTGATATGATGACAGTTTGTAGTGTTATTATATTCATGGTAGGGATATAATGGTATTAATTGCAGTGCTGCTATGATACTAAGGGTGACAGAAGTTTAGTATAGTATTCGTAGAGGTGAGGGTGgcgattatgatggtaataactgtATTAATTATAAACAGGTCATGGTTGCTGTCATAATTAAGTCATCACATAAGTGACATTAACAACCACATAATTGCGTAACCTGTACAGGGCGTTCATGTTGTGCAATTgtggaatggatatatatatatatatatatatatatatatatatattgtctcgtgCTCACTTGCCCACCCTTATTACCCATgcagacccacccacccacccaccttcctaccccccctttgCAGAgaacccactccctcccaccttcctccccccgaagagaacccactccctccccccgaagagaacccactccctcccaccttcctcgccCCCCAAGagaacccactcacccaccctcgtcccttccaaccccccacccacttccaaccccccccctcaagagaacccactcacccacccacccacttcctaccctcccccgagaacccacccacccacctttccCCCCGTCATtgtccattcaccccccccccccttaagagaacccactcacccacccacccacccacccacttcctAACCCCCCCGagaaccccccacccaccttaccccctccccccccctcattgtcccttcaaacccacccacccaccttcctaccccccccatcccacctcaagacaacccactcacccaccctcacGAATTCCAGGCATGAAGCGAACAGCCTGGAGGTGGGCGAGCACGCGGGAACCCACCTCGACGCCCCCGCCCACGCCTCCGAGAATGGGTGGGCCGTCGACCAGATTCCTCTCGGGCACCTTGTCGCTCCGGGTGAGGCcgctagcatcatcatcatctattatcatcatcatcatctattatcattatcttcatctattatcagtatcatcatctattatcattatcatcatcataatatatcattatcatcgtcaacatcattattgtcattattatcatctttatcgctatcattatcgtcatcatcatcatcatcatcatcatcatcatcatcatctattatcatcatcatcatatatcatcatcatcatctatcattatcatcgtcctcatcatcatcaacatcatcatcatcatcatcatcatcatcatcatcatcatcgttattatcattatcatcatcatcatcatcatcatttttcgttatcattattaccaccatcatcattgttttagcAATTCTCATGACATGTCTGCATAGTCATGACatcgatggtggtaatgataatagtaattataccatcagaagtgatagtaatagtaaaagtaaaagtagaagtaatagtaacagtCGTATTAGTGACAGTCGTATTAGTAACAGTCGTATTAGTAACAGTCGTATTTGTAACAGTAAAAGTATATAGTAGATACAGTACTGATAATTGTAAATGAGAAATGATtgtaacattttttatatatattttcttccttcccatcgtcttctgtctcctcccctccccttccctcctcaccttcctcccctcccttccccttccccttccccttcccctcccccttccccttccccttccccctttacccccctccccccccccatcctcacagGAGTTAAGATCGACATCCGAGAGAAAGCGGAGAACGACCCGTCGGCGGAATTGACCTCGGATGACCTCATGGCCTGGCTGGACGACCACGGACCACTCCCGGACGGGGTCGTCGTCTTTGTGCACACGGGATGGGGGAgcaggtaaggggaaagggagagaaggaagagggaagaggagagatggaaggaggaagaggggagaaggaagaaggaaatagagaagataggaaaggaatggaggggaaagggagggaaggaagagggaagagaagagaaggaaggaggaagaggagagaaggaaggaggaaatagagaagataggagaggaatggagaggaaagggagagaaggaagagggaagaggagagaaggaaggaggaaatagagaagataggagaggaatggaggggaaagggagagaaggaaaaggggagaggagaggaggaaggagagaagatagcagagggaaggaaaggaaagggagagaaggaagaaggaaatagagaagataggagaggaatggaggggaaagggatggaaggaagaaggaagaggagagaaggaaggggagaatttaacagagggaagaaagggaaaggaagagaaggaaggagaaagaagagatgattagagagggaaggaagggaaaggaagagaaggaaggaggaagaagagaagataggagagggatggaggggaaaggaagagaaggaaggagaaagaagagaagataggagagggacggaggggaaagggagagaaggaagaagaaagaggagagaaggaagaagataagataacagagtgaaggaagagggttaagggaggaaaggaagatgggagagggaagcagggagaaggggaggttgagggaaaggggaagaagggagaggaagggaagagagggaagaaagggcaagaggggagaaggaaggtgggggggagagggggaggggatggagtgcaaaaagagggggataagggaagaaagaagaaagaaagaaagagataaagaaagagataagaaggagagagagagggaagaacgaggatgaaaaagaaagaaagaaggagaagaagaagaagaaaaagaagaagaagaagaagaagaagaagaagaagaagaagaagaagaagaagaagaagaagaagaagaagaagaagaagaagaagaagaagaagaaaatgcaacaTACCATCAGTATAGCCACGTTTCAGGCCCATTTTCTACACTGAAATCTACCAGAAACTACGGAAAATGTGATTATtatatgtaagtgtttgtaaTAACGTTGAAAATTAACCGATGTAACCGTCTTGTGCAAATTGAACTATAATGCGGGTACTAAACAGATAATTCTACTAAGCACCGCAGTTAAGGTTGTTAGTTCGCTTAAACCAGAAACTACGGAAAATGTGATTATtatatgtaagtgtttgtaaTAACGTTTCAAAATTAACCGATGTAACCGTCTTGTGCAAATTGAACTATAATGCGGGTACTAAACAGATAATTCTACTAAGCACCGCAGTTAAGGTTGTTAGTTCGCTTAAACCAGCTCGTTAAGCAAAAGTATGGTTGTGTGTTGTTCACTTAACCTACGTCAGCAGAATTTATATAAATTGTGACAATCCGAGTAAAGTTGATTATGATGGAAATGTGAGAAAGCTCGAGACAAAGTCGtggtacacgcacgcacgcacgcacgcaccccccccacctcccccctacacacatgtatgtatgtatgtatgtatacgtgtatatatatatatattagaagtatAGTAAGtggtaaaaactaaaaaaattatGTTGTCATTAGTCTTCCCGAACTAAAAATAACATACAGACAAcattttataaagtatatattaaaaCAATAGAGAAGAAACTCACAAAGCAGATACCCTTTTTCCGCTCTTTGTGAGATCGTGAGAAAACGTGCTGTGTCATGTCATGGTCTTGTTAagaaaaatacagtatatattttttttgttgtttcatttattttttatcttttttgtttatttatttatttgtatactcatttgttttgtaaatgaagtgatttgtgtatatatgttgttgcATAATTGTCTCTCTCGATAACAAACAAGTATAAGAGAATTGAAATTTCTTGAGCTGGTCGTGAAAActcaaaacaaaagcgaatcgttTCAAGTTCGGGGAAAGGAATTTTGCTGAATATTAAAGCATTTAGTGTTGTTCTGGTTTAATTGAGctgagaataagaaagggaagaaggagaaagtgaaagaaaaggagggagagaggtaggagaagaaggagacgaagagtgaGGTAAACGAGTatcaggaagagaagaaaaaaatagaaagaaacctaaagaaagaaggaggacttctgagaggaggagggggagaaggagaagaagatgaagatgaagaaaaagaaaaagaaaaagaagaagaagaagaagaagaagaagaagaagaagaagaagaagaagaagaagaagaagaaggagaaggagaaggagaagaagaagaagaagaagaagaagaagaagaagaagaagaagaagaagaagaagaagaagaaggagaaggagaaggagaaggagaaggagaaggagaaggaggaggaggaggaaaacgaaaacgaaaacgaagaaaaggaaaaggagaaggaggggaaaaagaaggaggaggaggaggaggagaaggaggaggaggaggaggaggaggaggaagaagagaaaaacagctTCATTAAGATCCCGTTACATGATATAATTACAAATTGAGCTCTTTGAATAGCTAATTGATCCAACCTCGGTTTTTTTTTCACAGTAATAATTTAATTTttacttacgttttttttttttttttttcttgtttagaaacgagaaacaataaaataaaaaaagaaaaagtcacgGTTTTTCAATTAAAtgtttcttcaatctgcaattcCTCTCCTACATCACATATTATATACGAAATCCTTAGTTCACACTATAAATCAGTATCATGCAAAGCTACCGtacccgactttttttttttttttttctccaaaataagaataatttaaTTGTTTTATCAATAGCTGTCACACTCGCTTGCCCAGGCTTCTTAAACGTTTGTTGAGAGAAGAACATTTTCATAACCgtttttttctatactttttaACGTTTGTAAACAATTGAAGGACCCATTATATAACGATAaggtaaggatagtaatgatggtaattttagtagtagtagtgattgtAACAGTGAgggtagtgataataaagataataaataaagtaatattagtgatggtaattttgatggtagtgatgataacgataataaaaatagt of Penaeus chinensis breed Huanghai No. 1 chromosome 37, ASM1920278v2, whole genome shotgun sequence contains these proteins:
- the LOC125045463 gene encoding UPF0687 protein C20orf27 homolog, coding for MDTTDKSHHVHFSEDTDEMGNTAIAIKEKVPGKEYEAHVGFLQLLHRYHITVLLPVKDAGEGYQADTQGVYCQTKALRAVENQGLEVELELMAHKEKLLKEKVFLAKPSAGQLQIVIFARVLGKGKGTPMLRDGIKCIGVEQDEESEASDWQGFN
- the LOC125045602 gene encoding isatin hydrolase-like is translated as MKFITFQHLCLCLFLAGRANADEYVDLTYNFDDNTMALLGVTPFKLKQVERGYTLSGYWHEANSLEVGEHAGTHLDAPAHASENGWAVDQIPLGHLVAPGVKIDIREKAENDPSAELTSDDLMAWLDDHGPLPDGVVVFVHTGWGSRYGNKTAYFGTDSNDTSQWAFPGINPGAAQILTGYEAAIGPRVVGVGIDTPSLDRGGIADRLTHAELAQKNVYGLENVANLDRLPTTGFEVTVLPMKVAGGSGAPARILATLPSASASPATPTLLPLLLAAGLGARASGGWL